The Desulfovibrio aminophilus genome segment GAGAAGGACGAATGACGCGCCGCGTTCTTGGAGCCTTGTTCGTCGTCTGCCTCTGGGCGGGCGCGGCCCTGGCCGGGGCCCGGCTGGAGGTTCCGCAGCGGGCGGGCCTGGGCGAGCCCTTTCTCGTGCGCATCGTCTCGGACCGGCCCTTCCGGGACGTGACCGTGCACTGGCTGGAGCGCGAGGTGCGGCCCACGGTCAAGGCCGGGGACGGCGGGAACGTGGCCGAGATCCTGCTCGGCACGGACGTGCTCGAGGACGAGCCCGGCGCGCGCGAGATTTCGGCCGTGCTCCTGGACGGGAGCGAGACGGCCACCCTGCGCGGCGTCGTGGAGGTGCGGCCCAAGGAGTACCCCGTCCAGGCCCTGACCCTGCCGCCGAAGATGGTCACGCCTCCCAAGGACGAGCTGGCCCGCATCGCCCGGGAGCGGGAGCTGAACCACCGCATCCTGGACCAGGCCAGTCTGCGGCGTTTCTGGACCCTGCCCCTGGCCCGGCCCGTGTCCGGGCCGGTGGAGAGCGTCTACGGCGCGGCCCGGGTGCTCAACGGCCAGAAGAAGAACCCGCACCGGGGCCTGGACTTCGACGCCC includes the following:
- a CDS encoding M23 family metallopeptidase, which codes for MTRRVLGALFVVCLWAGAALAGARLEVPQRAGLGEPFLVRIVSDRPFRDVTVHWLEREVRPTVKAGDGGNVAEILLGTDVLEDEPGAREISAVLLDGSETATLRGVVEVRPKEYPVQALTLPPKMVTPPKDELARIARERELNHRILDQASLRRFWTLPLARPVSGPVESVYGAARVLNGQKKNPHRGLDFDAPKGAPVLACATGTVVLVADQYYAGKCVIVDHGNGVQSLYYHLSEAKVREGYRVDRGEVLGLVGSTGRATGPHLHFSLSVQGRLVDPLPLLEE